The Halichoerus grypus chromosome 14, mHalGry1.hap1.1, whole genome shotgun sequence genome contains a region encoding:
- the LOC118545557 gene encoding olfactory receptor 1Q1-like has translation MVNTNWTSVSHFVLLGISTHPEEQIPLFLLFLLMYAINISGNFAIITLIIYTPRLHTPMYIFLSNLALADVCFTSTTVPKMLQNIFSPTKAISYMGCLAQTYFFICFAAMENFLLAVMAYDRYIAICYPFRYPMILTRTLCSQMVALCHILSHLHALLHTFLIGRLIFCADNKIPHFFCDLYPLMKISCSSPYLNTLMIHTEGVIVINGALAFIITSYAHIISVVLRSPSAKSKWRAFSTCGSHLTVVAIFYGTLTWVYFRPLTSYSVTEGRILTVMYTVVTPMLNPFIYSLRNGDVKGAFRKWVSRIWTSFFRQNPKTQFLVNSFVPYTSVSFRTSQKYLN, from the coding sequence ATGGTCAATACCAACTGGACCAGTGTATCCCATTTTGTTCTCTTGGGCATTTCTACCCACCCAGAAGAGCAGATTccactcttccttctttttctactGATGTATGCAATCAACATTTCTGGGAACTTTGCCATCATCACACTGATTATCTATACTCCACGcctccacacccccatgtacATCTTCCTCAGTAACTTGGCTTTGGCAGATGTCTGCTTCACTTCTACCACAGTCCCCAAGATGCTGCAGAACATTTTCTCTCCTACAAAGGCTATTTCCTACATGGGATGCTTAGCCCAgacttatttcttcatttgctttgCAGCCATGGAAAACTTCCTTCTGGCTGTGATGGCCTATGACAGATACATCGCCATCTGCTACCCTTTCCGCTATCCTATGATCCTGACCAGAACGCTGTGTTCACAGATGGTGGCTCTGTGCCATATCCTCTCCCATCTTCATGCCCTGCTGCACACTTTTCTCATCGGCCGATTGATCTTCTGTGCAGATAACAAGATCCCCCATTTCTTCTGTGACCTCTACCCTCTGATGAAGATTTCCTGTTCCAGCCCCTACCTCAACACCCTGATGATTCACACAGAGGGTGTTATTGTCATCAATGGTGCTCTGGCCTTCATCATTACCTCCTATGCCCACATCATCTCAGTGGTCCTCCGGAGCCCCTCAGCCAAGAGCAAGTGGAGAGCCTTTTCTACCTGTGGCTCCCACCTCACTGTGGTGGCTATCTTCTATGGCACACTCACATGGGTCTACTTCAGGCCCCTTACCAGCTATTCAGTGACTGAGGGTCGCATCCTGACAGTCATGTACACGGTGGTAACCCCCATGTTGAATCCCTTCATTTATAGCCTGAGGAATGGGGATGTCAAGGGAGCCTTCAGAAAATGGGTGAGCAGAATATGGACTTCTTTCTTTagacaaaaccccaaaacacagtTCCTAGTTAACAGTTTTGTCCCTTACACATCTGTTTCCTTTAGAACTTCCCAGAAATATCTAAATTAG
- the LOC118545516 gene encoding LOW QUALITY PROTEIN: olfactory receptor 1f45-like (The sequence of the model RefSeq protein was modified relative to this genomic sequence to represent the inferred CDS: inserted 2 bases in 2 codons): MATRNRTEVTEFVLLGLSSWPEMQPVIFGIVLAMYLVALLGNALLVIVALTDPKLQTPMYFLLSQLSSIDTFLTTITVPQXQHTLSVNRTISFDCCMIQLFFFMAVGSMEGHLLAAMACDHYAAICDPLRYSAIISHHLCLRITLTSWVVVSXNNLLYSVLVTRLPFCDNQVTHFFCDITPLLKLSCTRPVVNEMLICTEGVAVVVSPFFFILGSHARISVAIAHMHSVAALCKALSTCSSHILVVLLLYGSVIRMYLRPSSSYDLDQDRQVAVFYTVVIPMLNPLIYSLRNQEVKRALRRLFRKLCISGNFQHGS; encoded by the exons ATGGCCACTAGAAACAGGACAGAAGTAACTGAATTTGTCTTATTGGGCCTGTCCAGCTGGCCAGAGATGCAGCCAGTTATTTTCGGGATTGTCCTTGCCATGTACCTGGTGGCACTTCTGGGCAATGCCCTATTAGTAATTGTTGCCCTCACAGACCCCAAGCTTCAGACACCAATGTATTTCCTGCTCAGTCAGCTTTCCTCTATTGATACGTTTCTGACAACCATCACTGTTCCCC CACAGCACACACTGTCTGTGAACAGAACCATCTCCTTTGATTGCTGCATGATCCAgctgttcttttttatggctgtgggCAGCATGGAAGGCCACTTGCTGGCTGCCATGGCCTGTGACCACTATGCTGCCATCTGTGACCCCTTAAGATACTCTGCCATCATCAGCCATCACCTCTGTCTACGCATAACCTTGACCTCATGGGTGGTCGTCA CTAACAACCTCCTTTATAGTGTGTTGGTCACCCGCTTACCCTTTTGCGACAACCAGGTCACCCACTTCTTCTGTGACATCACACCCTTGCTGAAGCTCTCCTGCACCCGACCAGTGGTCAATGAAATGCTAATATGTACTGAGGGTGTAGCGGTGGTGGTCAGCCCCTTCTTCTTCATTTTAGGCTCCCATGCCCGCATTAGCGTTGCCATAGCCCACATGCACTCAGTTGCTGCCCTGTGCAAAGCCCTGTCCACATGTAGCTCCCACATTCTGGTTGTGCTGCTCCTGTATGGCTCTGTGATCCGCATGTACCTCCGGCCATCTTCCAGCTATGACTTGGACCAGGATCGCCAAGTTGCCGTCTTTTACACAGTAGTTATCCCTATGCTAAACCCACTGATCTATAGCCTGAGGAACCAGGAAGTTAAGAGAGCTCTGCGAAGGCTTTTCAGGAAACTCTGCATCTCAGGAAACTTCCAACATGGTTCCTAG